The following are encoded in a window of Podospora pseudoanserina strain CBS 124.78 chromosome 6, whole genome shotgun sequence genomic DNA:
- a CDS encoding hypothetical protein (EggNog:ENOG503PTDV): MPSDPHPQGGNLSDMAATGTKVPKDAAKPNVVPSNAGENKPNSLGSGISDNALGSTYLGEVTSAGGGQLPEDIGQKYSRSGGKDREPHHSAPHGGRNLPSH, translated from the exons ATGCCATCTGACCCTCATCCCCAGGGAGGTAACCTCTCCGATATGGCCGCCACCGGCACAAAGG TCCCAAAGGACGCCGCAAAGCCCAACGTTGTCCCATCCAACGCTGGAGAGAACAAGCCTAACAGTCTTGGTTCGGGGATCTCGGATAACGCTCTAGGTAGCACATATCTTGGGGAGGTTACCAGTGCTGGGGGCGGTCAGCTGCCGGAGGATATTGGACAGAAGTACAGCCGGAGTGGTGGGAAGGATAGGGAGCCTCATCATAGCGCGCCGCACGGCGGTAGGAACCTGCCTTCTCACTAA